The proteins below come from a single Arthrobacter crystallopoietes genomic window:
- a CDS encoding S1C family serine protease — protein MRLHFETEPTANGTPADSGGSGAGSALEHSRNVRRTGAAAAVAAVVLLAGCTATEQEPGTQTEGAVSSPAAGEALEQGGSEGVSIPDIVASVEPSVVTIFTERGGLGSGVIYSADGLILTNEHVVRGADGVEVGFADGKREAGTVVAEDPVTDLALVRVERTGLPAAEFEPSLPRVGELAVVIGSPLGFANTATAGIISGLHREIPGSASNSQSLVDLIQTDAPISPGNSGGAVVNSEGKVIGISEAYIPPQAGAVALGFAIPAATATEVAEQLREDGSAEHAFMGLGPAAITPQIAEQLGLPDTRGALVLSVVDGGPAAEAGLEPGDVIVGLGGEEIQTPEDLLAALRAHAPGDDVEVEISRGGKASQITVTLTDRPSAE, from the coding sequence ATGCGGCTGCATTTCGAGACAGAGCCAACAGCAAACGGCACACCTGCAGACAGCGGTGGCAGCGGGGCCGGCAGCGCCTTGGAACACAGCCGCAACGTAAGGCGGACCGGGGCAGCGGCCGCGGTCGCCGCCGTCGTCCTCCTGGCCGGTTGCACCGCAACGGAACAGGAGCCGGGCACACAGACGGAGGGCGCAGTCTCATCCCCGGCAGCAGGGGAGGCGCTCGAACAAGGCGGCAGCGAAGGCGTTTCCATTCCGGACATCGTTGCCAGCGTGGAGCCATCAGTTGTGACCATCTTTACCGAGAGAGGTGGTCTGGGCAGTGGCGTTATTTACAGTGCGGACGGCCTGATCCTGACGAACGAACATGTGGTCCGCGGAGCGGATGGGGTTGAGGTTGGTTTTGCCGATGGCAAGCGCGAGGCCGGTACCGTGGTGGCGGAGGACCCGGTGACGGATCTGGCCCTGGTCCGGGTGGAGCGGACCGGGCTGCCCGCGGCGGAATTCGAGCCGTCGCTGCCCAGGGTAGGGGAGCTGGCGGTGGTGATCGGCAGTCCGCTCGGCTTCGCGAACACGGCGACGGCGGGGATCATTTCGGGGCTGCACCGCGAAATTCCGGGCTCGGCTTCCAACAGCCAATCGCTGGTGGACCTGATTCAGACCGATGCCCCGATCAGCCCGGGCAACTCGGGCGGGGCCGTGGTCAACAGCGAGGGGAAAGTCATCGGCATCAGCGAGGCCTACATTCCGCCGCAGGCGGGGGCCGTAGCGCTGGGCTTCGCGATTCCGGCGGCGACTGCGACCGAGGTTGCCGAACAACTGCGCGAGGACGGCAGCGCCGAGCACGCCTTCATGGGGCTGGGGCCTGCGGCCATCACGCCCCAGATCGCAGAGCAGCTTGGCCTGCCGGATACTCGGGGCGCCCTGGTGCTGTCCGTTGTGGACGGTGGTCCGGCCGCGGAGGCCGGACTGGAGCCCGGCGACGTGATCGTGGGGCTGGGCGGCGAAGAGATCCAGACGCCCGAGGACCTGCTTGCGGCCTTGCGCGCCCATGCACCGGGGGACGACGTGGAGGTGGAGATCAGCCGGGGCGGTAAAGCCAGCCAGATAACGGTCACGCTCACGGACCGCCCCTCCGCCGAATAA
- a CDS encoding ion transporter, with protein MAQPRDDLETAARLDRAEALAARLDRPMGVLGLVFVFVVLGQMLATRPGLLTFLSVLGWLFWGIFVAEFLLRAYIARFQRRFWKRNWWQIIFLLVPFLRFFRALQALRVLRAARLARFGSVLSAGIRGGRSAGRLLSSRIGWLAAVTAMVIMVSSQLLYVSGSYQRYGDALHQAAMSTVTGSELTAAGGFARLLEVLLAVYSVAVFATLAGAVGAFFLRGSSAEERATLQSGDGS; from the coding sequence ATGGCGCAGCCACGCGACGATCTGGAAACAGCGGCACGTCTGGACCGCGCCGAGGCACTGGCTGCCCGGCTTGACCGGCCGATGGGCGTCCTGGGCCTGGTGTTTGTGTTCGTCGTCCTCGGCCAGATGCTGGCCACGCGGCCCGGGCTGCTGACGTTCTTGTCGGTTCTCGGCTGGCTGTTCTGGGGAATCTTCGTCGCGGAATTCCTGCTGCGCGCCTATATAGCCAGGTTCCAGCGCCGGTTCTGGAAGCGCAACTGGTGGCAGATTATTTTCCTGTTGGTGCCCTTCCTGCGCTTTTTCCGTGCGTTGCAGGCGCTCCGGGTGTTGCGGGCGGCACGACTGGCCAGATTCGGCAGCGTGCTCTCGGCCGGTATCCGTGGCGGGCGTTCAGCCGGCAGACTGCTGTCCAGCCGGATCGGTTGGCTGGCAGCAGTCACTGCCATGGTCATTATGGTCTCCAGCCAGTTGCTCTATGTATCCGGTTCCTACCAGCGGTACGGCGATGCGCTGCATCAAGCCGCCATGTCGACCGTTACCGGCAGCGAGCTGACTGCCGCGGGTGGCTTCGCGCGGCTGCTGGAAGTGCTGCTGGCGGTCTATTCGGTCGCTGTTTTCGCCACCTTGGCAGGGGCTGTCGGCGCCTTCTTCCTCCGCGGCAGCAGCGCGGAAGAACGGGCCACGCTACAAAGCGGGGACGGTTCGTAG
- a CDS encoding flavin reductase family protein: protein MPGSGQRELAALFGEYTGDDVDKFGSCNWHQGPGGVPVLTDCPRRMIADVLDRFDLGDHVGFLLAPSQMESSSGAKPLHVSQVSELDAGHPA, encoded by the coding sequence ATCCCAGGTTCCGGCCAGCGGGAGCTCGCTGCCCTGTTCGGGGAATATACCGGCGATGACGTGGACAAGTTCGGCTCCTGCAATTGGCACCAGGGACCGGGCGGCGTTCCGGTCCTGACGGATTGTCCCCGCCGAATGATCGCGGACGTCCTGGACCGGTTCGATCTGGGCGACCATGTGGGCTTCCTGCTGGCCCCTTCCCAGATGGAGTCCAGTTCGGGAGCAAAGCCCTTGCACGTCTCCCAGGTTTCGGAGCTGGACGCCGGGCATCCGGCCTGA
- a CDS encoding CAP domain-containing protein, whose amino-acid sequence MQKTVKPFIALTVLLMMLLSGMAPASAVTRTASDPFVKEVLRLINEERAGHGLSPVVWNQSVGNVSQQWAEEQNNRINNDKYSLSTIHRPAYGSQQIPDGYDWYTEIIGINNNAQQIVDWWMNSPVHKAGMLSPSATDIGIGYMKTTKSGWYGMYVVVANIAGYPGTRAELPPHPGIDMASFNDGDIAAIDSAGNLYAYPTAFGGDLWQRSYIASGFNGALEVEVADWNADGIQDIVARWSSGKLTVHYGLARGGLAAARTVGSSGWANYDITVTDWKQGDLYPAIVAKNQSNGRLYYYNNPYGERHGSRTLIGASGWVDLEIFTLDFDYDGRMDLVAKTPRGQLKLYRTHGNARFVSEYRRIIGVSGWNTMHHLSSINNHLGNSRPGILARDKYGNLHHYPVSPNQVNRRSTIGQGGWDTLMLGS is encoded by the coding sequence GTGCAAAAAACTGTTAAACCATTCATTGCCTTGACTGTGCTGCTGATGATGCTCCTGTCGGGCATGGCGCCCGCGTCCGCGGTGACCCGGACGGCCAGCGACCCCTTCGTTAAAGAGGTGCTGCGGCTGATCAACGAGGAGCGTGCCGGCCATGGACTGTCGCCGGTGGTTTGGAACCAGAGCGTCGGCAATGTCTCGCAGCAATGGGCGGAAGAGCAGAACAACCGCATCAACAACGATAAATACAGCCTCTCGACGATCCATCGTCCCGCGTACGGAAGCCAGCAAATCCCCGACGGTTACGACTGGTATACGGAAATCATTGGCATCAACAACAACGCCCAGCAGATTGTGGACTGGTGGATGAACTCTCCCGTGCACAAGGCAGGCATGTTGAGCCCAAGCGCCACGGACATCGGCATCGGCTATATGAAGACGACCAAGTCCGGCTGGTACGGCATGTACGTCGTCGTTGCCAATATCGCCGGCTATCCCGGTACGCGTGCGGAACTGCCGCCGCATCCCGGTATCGACATGGCGTCTTTCAATGACGGAGACATTGCGGCCATCGATTCCGCCGGGAACCTTTATGCCTATCCCACCGCCTTCGGCGGCGACTTGTGGCAGCGCAGCTATATCGCTTCCGGGTTCAATGGTGCGCTTGAAGTCGAAGTTGCAGACTGGAACGCTGACGGCATTCAGGACATCGTGGCGAGGTGGAGCTCAGGGAAATTGACCGTGCACTACGGGCTGGCGCGAGGAGGTCTGGCGGCTGCCCGTACGGTGGGCAGCTCCGGCTGGGCGAACTATGACATTACGGTGACCGATTGGAAGCAGGGGGACCTGTACCCGGCGATCGTTGCCAAGAACCAGTCCAACGGCAGGCTCTACTACTACAACAATCCTTACGGCGAACGGCACGGTTCCCGTACGTTAATCGGTGCCTCAGGGTGGGTGGACCTGGAAATATTCACGCTCGACTTCGACTACGACGGCAGGATGGACCTGGTCGCCAAGACGCCGCGAGGCCAGCTGAAGCTGTACCGCACGCACGGAAATGCAAGATTCGTTTCCGAATACCGCAGGATTATCGGCGTGTCCGGTTGGAACACCATGCACCATTTGTCATCCATCAACAATCACCTGGGAAATAGCAGGCCGGGCATTCTGGCGCGGGACAAGTACGGGAACCTGCATCATTACCCGGTCTCGCCGAACCAGGTCAACCGGCGCAGCACCATCGGCCAGGGCGGCTGGGACACCCTCATGCTCGGCAGCTAG
- a CDS encoding DsbA family protein, translating into MASQNTPRPTKAERTAEAREKARQMRETQQRKEKRNSLLVRWGVIGAVVAIVAIVAIIVATNQRGDFPDAGPTPANGNEYGGITLTSSTELEPTTQTTVDVNSVDAEAEPPAVPSGIEKAAEGEPAQIVIYVDAACSHCATFEATYGDQLEEWLDNGDATVEYRAVAFLDQPATGNYSSRGANALACVAESSPENYLSFVELLFEKQVPTGLSSDELAATAAETGADGAESCIQDGTYRPYAAYTDALARADGVGGTPAVYVDGEVWDNTGDFVEFAKPMIDARS; encoded by the coding sequence ATGGCATCCCAGAACACCCCCAGGCCCACCAAGGCCGAGCGCACTGCCGAGGCGCGTGAAAAGGCCCGTCAAATGCGTGAAACGCAGCAACGCAAGGAAAAGCGCAATTCGTTGCTGGTCCGCTGGGGTGTTATCGGAGCTGTTGTCGCGATTGTCGCGATTGTCGCCATCATCGTGGCCACAAACCAGCGCGGCGACTTCCCGGATGCCGGTCCCACTCCGGCTAACGGCAACGAATACGGCGGCATCACGCTGACATCCAGCACCGAGCTGGAACCGACCACCCAGACCACTGTGGACGTGAACAGCGTCGACGCCGAGGCGGAGCCGCCGGCCGTGCCCAGCGGCATCGAAAAGGCCGCTGAGGGTGAGCCGGCCCAGATCGTGATTTACGTGGATGCCGCCTGCAGCCACTGCGCCACCTTCGAAGCCACCTATGGCGATCAGCTGGAGGAATGGCTGGACAACGGCGATGCTACGGTTGAATACCGCGCTGTGGCGTTCCTCGACCAGCCGGCTACCGGCAACTACTCTTCCCGTGGCGCCAACGCGCTGGCCTGCGTCGCCGAGTCTTCGCCGGAGAACTACCTCTCCTTCGTGGAACTGCTCTTCGAAAAGCAGGTACCCACAGGTCTTTCTAGCGACGAGCTCGCCGCCACTGCTGCCGAGACCGGTGCCGACGGTGCAGAAAGCTGCATCCAGGATGGGACCTACCGTCCCTACGCTGCGTACACCGATGCGCTGGCCCGCGCCGATGGCGTCGGCGGAACTCCTGCTGTTTACGTCGACGGCGAGGTCTGGGACAACACCGGCGACTTCGTTGAGTTCGCAAAGCCGATGATCGACGCCCGCTCCTAG